The window CGTCTCGACTATGGTTAGTACGGGATTAAAAAGCGATTAATTTCGAATTAATCACTTAGCCAAAACTTTTTATTTTGTTTTATCTTTTTTGTTTAAAGCCAAATCAAAAGATTTGGCGGACTTTATAAAAACACACTAAACTTTGGGCTAAGTACCAAACCCCGTATTAATTATAGCCATTGTTGGCAAATCGTTTTTTAGAAAGGTAACTCATAAAAAGTTCCATTTCCTTGAAGGAAAATGTGTTTGTTATTACTTATATAATACCAAACTATCCTTGTATTATCTTCACCATAAACCTCTATAATAGGTAGTTCTTTTGTGAAGTTGATAACGAGGTTACTACTTACGTCAACACAACTTAAATAGGTTTTATATTTTCGCTCGTTATTGATTTTTTTGAAGTCTAAATGTACGATATATAATTTTTCCTCTATTAACTGCCAACCTCTAATGCAGTGATTTTTAAATAACCCTTTTTCTTTTCTTTTTACACTATTACTTGCAATGTCTAAATAATTTAACCCAATTCTTACATCACCTGCAATCTCAAAAACGATCATTTTATTATCTGATAGTAGTATTGGATACCCTATTCCTAAATCAACTATTTTTTTTGTTACTATTGATTTTGGAGAGTCTGGTTCTGAGATATCCATTAAAAATATAGAATCTTGATTAACCCAATAAATGGTCTCATTAAAAACTAAAGAGTAAAAAGCTGAAGATTCTTCATCTGTATCTGGTATAACGATTTTTGATATTGGATCTGTGTTGTCAGTAGTTGGAATATCAGAAACCTCAAACCTATAGTCTTTATTATAAATAGAAGAAATTTGAGTGTATAATTTACCTTTTGCTATACAGGCACCTTTTATATAGCCCATTTCTCTTTCCTTAATTATGACGGTAGGACTATCAAGATCTTGAAAGTCTATAATTGCAATTCTATTTCCTCTGTTGCCCCTTAACAAAAGGGTATCATCTATAAATTGAAAATTAGGTTCATAAAAACGTTCTGCTAGCGGTACCTTTACTACTTTCTTTAGCTGAAAAGAGTCTTCAATTTTCCAAATTGTTAAAATTGTATCTTCTTGTATTGTAAATAATAGATTCTTATAGTTTTTTACAAAATGTAAATATTTTCTTTTCGAATTAAAATCTATAATATTAGAATTTGTTATCATATTTTAATGTTTGCCAACGTCTCGTGTATGAAATCGTAGCGTATAAAAAGAAACTACATTTTCGGTTTAGCACAGAGCCAATTTTTTATATTTTGATTTAACTTTTCAGTTTTAAAGCCAAATTAAAAATTTGGCGGTCTTTGTAAATAAGCACAAATCTTTCGGTTTAGCACTTATTAGCTATGTTTTATACACCGTGTTGTAAGTCGTTTATTTTTAAGTGTTTTGAATCATATAACAAGCAATTTTTGATTCAGGCTCAAAGAACACAAACAAATCCCCGTCACCCCAAAAGTTCATTTTTTCAAAGTATTGCTTGTACCATTCGTCTGTGGGTTTAATATTAGTTTCCTTAGTTTTTATCTCATCACTACTCTGTAATTGACATAGAAATCTCATTGTTTTTTGTGTTTTAGGGCATTTTGGAATATCCGAATATTGAATCCAGTTAGGTATGCCAGAAAATCCAATTTCATAACCAATAGCTTTATCTTCTTTAGTTGTAAAACGGACTTGTTCATATTCTATAAATGAATCTGCATTTAAATCATCATAGGCTGTAGAAAGAGAGTTTACCTCTTCTATATTCAATATTTTAGGAGAATTCGGTTCTGAGTAATCTAACCATATTTTATCTAAGTCTAAATATATTGGACAAATGAGGTTTATGTCAAATGGAAGCCAATCATAAGCTTTACTTTCTTTGCTCAATTTTCCTAGATATTGAAAAGAACCAGGACAAGTGTTTTTTGGAATTAAGAAGTCTGATGGTATATTCCCACCAATCCAGTTTTCTCCATTTTTAGCTTTTTCAAAATTGAAAATCTTATTAATTCTTAAATCTCTATATTTTATTTGGTCATCTCTAATTATTAACTCTTCGTTGTTTTCGTCTTCATCTCTTGACTCTGCAAATTCTAAAAAATTATTTTCATCATATGTCAAAATGATATGAGAATACATACTTTCAGCCGTTTGTTTATCGGTTATTTGTGTTTCGATAAAACTGAGACAATGCTCTTTTCCATCTAAATTGACTTCCCATCCAGCCAGATATTGTTTTTTCAATTTAGGTTTGTTGTGAGTAGATTTATTTCCGAATATTTTCTTTAGTATACTCATTTTAGTTTTTTTTTGGTAATGACTTACAACGGTTGGGCTAAGCGTAGTGCGGAGGCAAGGAAACTTTTCGTTTCCGTCTGCGCACGAAGCTAAAGCTTATTGTTTTGCTTTTTCTTTTTTTGTTCAAAGCTAAATCCATAAGATTTAGCGACATTATAAATATACACAGACCTTAGCGTTTAAGACCTAAAGTCCGCATTACGTTTAGGCTTTGTTGTAGCACGTTTTATTTTCCATAATATTTGTATGACCTCCTGAACCCTTGTTCAGTAGCCTCTTCGATATTCTTTGCGAAAAAACCTTGCCCATTTTTAATTTTAGTTCTGTCATAATGTTGGTCGAAGGGTAAGTGATAAATGCGACTTTCAAGTCCATTTGAGTCAATTCCAATATTACATTTGATTCTTGGGAATTCTTGCATTTCCCACTTTTCAATTCGTACTCCCAAAATTTGAGCAAATTTTGTGGCAGTTTCAGATAGCGAAGTATTGGTTATAAACACAGGGGTTACAACGTTAAACAAATCAGGATTAACAAGTTTGTCAATAATTGTGGTGCCATATAATTGTAATATGTGTTTTTCGTGAATTATTGTTCTCTTTTTCCAAAGTTTACATTGGATGATTTCAACTTCATTTCCTTTTCTTACAATTAAATCACGCCCAAGGTCTTTTAGTTTTTTTTCCATTCCGTAATATTCTACGTCCCAACCTTTTTCTTCATAGGTTAGCCCGCAGTAAAGTTCATAATCTCTACCAACTTGCCAATTAGTGTTTTTTCTTGCTGGGTCTAGATATCTATCTAAAGCTAATTGGTTTCTAATGTTTTCATCTAAACTTAAATATTCCTTTTTACTAATATAATTTTGAACATTATCGAAATCTTCTTTAAAGTCATCAATCGAATTGGCGACTTCAAGTTGTTTTAATGTATCAAAATCATCTACATAGTTTGTGAGCTCAGGAAAAACATTTAGTAGGTATTCGTATTTGTATAACATTTGACGATATTGTTCCAGATGGAACTTACTTTGTGTTTTAAGTTCTTTTATCCTTTTACTTTCTTCAATTGCCGGTCTTTTCTTGTTTTCTAATCGTTTCGCGATAATATCATATTCTAACAATAGGAAATCACTATACATTGATGTGATTTTAGAAACAGAATTTTGACTTTTGCTCTGAATTGCTAAATACAAATCATGTTGTTCTTCAAGACCGTTTTTGAAATTATCTCGTTCTCGTTGTACTTCATTAAGAGTCCTGTTTTCTGTGATATATTTTTTATCGGAAAAATCTAGTTTTAGTTTTAGCGTGTCATTTTCATCTATTTGTTCATCTAATTTAAAAACTAATTCTTCATTTTTTTGCTCTAATTTTGCTAACTCTTCGTGAGCATTAGTCAGAAATATAGTTACCTTTTCTAAATCATTAGTCTTGATTCTAATTTCGTTATGTAGTTTTTGAAACTCTTCCTTTTTTTTTAAAAGGCTAGATGAAAGTTCTTTTGTTTTTAAAGTTTCATTCTTATAATTTTCTTGATGTTTTTTCGCTAGTAATTTTTCGTTTGACAGTTCCCTTAATAATTGAGGATACTCGTTTAATTTCTTCTTATTTTCTTTTTTCTTGTCGAGAAAATTAGAGAAGAAACTCCAAATTGCTAGAAGTGCGATAAACCCGCCAATTAGATATAATATTTCCATTAAATTTTAGATGGTCAATTTTTAACGATTGGATTTTTTAAATGTCTTGTCCTGAAATATGGCTACAGGTTAAAATTGAATTAAGCTGATAATTTATATACCATATTAAGTGTTTTATAATCTAAAGATAAATGTAATCTAACTTCGTTGTATAAATTAATTGCATTTTTTGCAGCTCTCTTAGCGTGACTCACGTTATCAAAGGTTTGGTCGAGATAAAATTCATCTTTTAAAATTCCATTTACACGTTCTGCCATTGCATTTTCGTAACAATGATTTTCTTCGGTCATACTAATATCTATCTTTTTTCTTTTGAGTATTTGTGTGTATACATTGCTACAGTACTGTATTCCTCTATCCGAATGATGAATAAGTTGTGTAATGCTTTTATCACTATGTATTTTTTCCAATATCTCTTTTGGAATCTTGCTTTCATCATATTCTTGCATCCAAAGGGCATTTGCAATATTCTGCTTGGTAAGTGCATCGATGGCATTGTCTCTATTTTCATTCATAATCTATAGCTTTTAATGATTACTTTTTGTAACCCGTTATATGAAACTTTCATTCTACATATCCCGCAGACACACTTGATATTCAAAAGATTAGTTTCTAACTTTAGTTTCAAAAAGCCAAGCTACAATTTATAAAACAGTCTAACAATACGTATAACTACGTGATTTTTTTGAAGACAACTGGTTGTTAAAAGACATTAGAATTCCATTTAAACGCATCAAAATAAAGGCAAACCTTAATAAACAACAAAAACAAGGCCTATTAAAAGATTTAATTAGCTTTAAATATTATAGTCTTATGGGCTTTTGTAATGGTTACATTAGCTATAATTAATATGGATTAGTGTTTAGTTCCAAATTTAATATAAACTGACTAAGTCTACCAAACCGAAAGTCTTTGACTTTCTATTCCCGTGCTAACCATAGCTAAACGTTATACTATTTTAGACACACAAATTTAATACTGAATTAAACAAAAAAACGCATAACTAGTAAGTTGTCCTATTTGTATTTAACTAAATAATGTATTGAATAGTTTGATGTTTTTTTTCTGTAATTACAAAACTTAAGTAAACTCTACAACTCCTATAATGCAAGCCTAAAACCGCCAATAAAACTTGCCTTTGTAAAAAATTAAATTAACTTCGAAAATAATTAAATGTTGATATTACTTATTAAACCGATGTCGTATCACATGGCAATCAGCAAATATTTAAAATAAAACCGCAAGACCTCTCGAATAAAATAAATATTCAAGCATTTTAGGTTCAAACAGATTAATAAAGTAGATAAAAGAATGGAGCATTTTGATACAATAGAATGGAGTGTAATTTGGAGTATTATTAAAGATATTGTAATGCCTCACACATGGATATTAACGTCTCAAACACTTATTTTTTTATTTTTTGGCTTTATTCTATCCATTTTCTACATTATTATTCTAAATAAGAAAAAAGTTTTAACGAGAAACCCAAAATATTACAATTGGGCAGTAAAAGTATATATACCAACACTTATTGTTGGATTTTTGTTTGTTTTTGGATATACCGGCTTTATTACAGGTGTATATAAAGTTATGAATAAAGAAAAAGAGACTATCGTCTCTAGTGTTTATAATCATGTTCTGAAACTATCTTTTGAATCAGAGAATAGCAAAAATGAATTTATTGTTAATTTACAGATATCAGCAATAGTGGTTAAAGGAGGTTCAAAGGTCTTGTTAGCCTCTCTAAAAAAAACAACGTCGGAATATAATTCAGGATACTCAATTATAGATGACAATAAAAACAAATTAGCCAACTATTTAATTGATAAGTATGCAGATGATATTTACAAAATAGTGATCTATGGTATGCTTGATGCAACTGGAGCTAAAGCTAATATTAATATTGAAGAAGAATTGACTTATGACGATTTTAGTACTGGAATGGATCTCTTATTGGATTTAGATTACAAAGATATTGAGCAAGGAATAAAAGACAAACTATTGATATGGTTTGATGATTTACTATACAAACAATATAAATCGTTACTTTATACTCAATTAATTTTATTGCTTATTATTATGAGTCTACCTCTAATCGAATTTTTAATTTATAAAAAATGGATAGAACCAAAATACCCTAATCAACTTATAAAAAAGCAGAATCTCTAGCGCTACATTTACTAACCATGTTAAAAAAAAGAAAGGATTAACTGCTAAACCAAAAACCTCTAATTCTCTGCGCTTAATTAACCATAATTAAACCGTTATAATAGTTTTGAAACATAAAAAAAGCACAACCAATAGTTGTGCTTTTTTTATATAAACCTTTTAAGAAACAATACTTATTATCTAGAATAGTTTGGTGCTTCTTTTGTAATAGTAACATCGTGTGGATGACTCTCATTAATACCTGAAGCGGTAATTTTAACAAAGCGTCCTGTATCTTGTAAAGTAGCCACGTCTTTTGCACCACAATACCCCATACCGGCTCTTAATCCACCTATAAACTGGTGTAAACTTTCATATAAATCACCTTTATAAGGGACACGTCCCACAATACCTTCTGGTACTAGTTTTTTAATATCGTCTTCTACATCTTGGAAGTAACGGTCTTTACTACCTTGCTTCATCGCTTCCACAGATCCCATACCTCTATACGATTTAAACTTACGTCCTTCGTATATAATGGTTTCGCCAGGACTTTCTTTTGTTCCTGCTAGTAATGAGCCTAACATAACTGTATCTGCTCCTGCTGCCAATGCTTTAGGAATATCTCCCGTATATCTAATTCCTCCATCTGCAATTACTGGTACACCACTTCCTTTTATTGCTGCTGCGACTTCTAGCACGGCACTAAATTGAGGAAAACCAACACCTGCAACTACACGAGTTGTACATATAGAACCTGGTCCAATACCAACTTTTACGGCGTCTGCTCCTGCCTCAACTAAATACTTAGCTGCTGCTCCTGTTGCTATATTACCAACAATAACGTCTAATTTCGGGAATTTTTTCTTGATTTCTTTTAACACATTTACCACACCTTTAGTATGTCCGTGTGCTGTATCAATGACTATAGCATCTACTCCTGCACTTACTAAGGCTTCTGCACGCGCTACTGCGTCTCCAGTAACTCCTATTGCTGCTGCAACACGTAAACGACCAAAAGTATCTTTGTTTGCTATGGGCTTCTGTGTTACTTTAGTAATATCTCTAAAGGTAATTAAACCTTCTAGCTTGTTACCTTCAACAATTAAAAGCTTTTCAATTTTATGTTGTTGTAATATTTTTTCAGCAGCTTTTAAAGAGGTTCCTACTGGTGCTGTTACTAGATTTTCGCTAGTCATAACCTCAACAATTGGCCTGCTTTTTTCATGTTCAAAACGTAAATCACGGTTGGTTACAATCCCTTTAAGCATACCGTCGGCATCTACAATCGGAATTCCTCCAATACCATGCTCGCGCATCGCATTATTAGCATCGGCAACAACTGCTGTCATTGGTAACGTAACAGGATCTATGATCATACCGCTTTCCGCACGTTTTACTTTACGTACTTTAATCGCTTGTTGCTCAATAGTCATGTTTTTATGTAACACACCAATCCCCCCTTCTCTAGCCATGGCAATAGCCATTTGACTTTCTGTAACAGTATCCATAGCTGCAGAAACTATTGGTACGTTAATGGTAATGTTGCGTGTAAATTTTGATTGAATGTTGACTTCGCGAGGAAGAACATCTGAGAAAGCAGGAACTAAAAGGACGTCATCATAAGTTAATCCTTCGCCTACTATTTTATTTTCGTGTGCTGTCATTGCAATTGGAATTAATTGCGCGTAAAGATATATATAATTATGTTATTAATACCGTTTTTTATGATATAGAATCTAAAATAACTACAATTAAAACAACTGATTGGTAACCGAATAAACACAATCTTAAATTAATTATTAAGATTTAGTCTAAATAACTTGGATTGCATGATTAGTACAAATATATTTGCAGCTCTATTTTTATTCATTCTAAATAAAAACAAATTATAAAATGAAAACCAACGTATTAAAAACAACCGCTGCAATCGCCCTAACATTATCACTTTTTTCTTGTGGTAACGATGATGACGCTACAACAGAAAATATTAATGTTGTCAGTAAAACTGACGTAACAACTAACTATGGTAACATTGTATACCAAACGTATTTAGACAGCTACAATAGCGCTGTAGACATGCAAACTTCGATCAATGCCTTTGTAACAACTCCAAACCAAGCTAATTTTGATTTAGCAAAAACCGCCTGGTTAGACGCTAGAGAGTTTTATGGATTAACCGAAGCTTTTAGAGAATGTAATGGACCTGTAGATACAGAATCTGATGCGTGGTCATTAGGTACCGAAGGACAAATGAATGCTTGGCCAATAGACGAAAGTTATATCGACTATGTTGCTGCTGGGACAGAGGACTATGCTAACGATTACGACAGTATTATAGGTGACGACAGTATTACTATTGATCAGTCAACTATAACTGGATTAAACGAAGATATTAACGATAAGTCTATAAGTACTGGATGGCACGCTATTGAGTTTTTACTTTGGGGACAAGACAACACAATGCCAGTGGACGACTTACCAGGAACAAGAGCATTTACAGATTATACAACTGCCGATCATGCAGACAGACGCGCTCTGTATTTACAAACAGCAACCAATTTACTAGTTAACGATTTAAATGCTTTAACAACGACTTGGTCTCCAGGTGGGACTTACAGAGTTGTTTTTGATAATTTAAGCGACGATATCGCTTTAACACAGTTAATTAATGGCGCCTTTTTTATTGCTGGTAACGAGTTAAGCTATGAACGTATCTTTACTCCTGTAGATTCTACCGATGGTATTGGTGGATTAGGTCAAGAAGACGAACATTCTTGTTTTAGTGACAACACACATCGTGATATATATGCTAATGCAAAAGGGGTTTATAATGTTGTCTTTGGAGACTATAACGCTATTACTGGCGCTTCGTTTTATGATTTAGTAAAACAAGCTAATCCTACTCAAGCAGCGACTTTAAAAGCTGCTGCTGAAAATGCAATGGATAAAGTGAATGCTATTGGGAATAACACACAACCTTTTGATTATTTGATAACTTTAGAAAGCTCTACAGATTCTAACTTCGGAATTGTCATGCAAAGCGTGCAAGCGCTTCAAGATTGGGCTGACGAAATTAGCGCGTCTGCTGATGCTATAGGAATTAGTCTATAAATACCACCTCTTTTTAAAGTTAAAAAAAATCTCGAATTTAGTTTCGAGATTTTTTCTATTTAAAACAATTACACTATGAAATACAAATTACCCTTAATTTACTTATTTCTTTTAATCCTATTTAATTGTAGTGATGATGACAATTATCAACCTGTACCCGACTCCGCTTCCAACTATGAAGAAGGAGAAGAATTATTAACTGGTGTGTTAGGGGTCAACTCCACAAGTAGTAATGCATTTGGTTTTGAAATTGATGGCCTATCATTTCAGCAACTAGCGGTATTTGCTTCTGGAAACTCGTTATTTAATCAAACTTGGGTTTCTGCTCCCGCTTCGACAACAGCCAGAGATGGTATAGGGCCGACATTTAATGCCCGTGCTTGTGCCAGTTGTCACTTTAAAGATGGACGCGGTAGCCCTTTAGTTAATGGTTCCAATTCTAGTGGTTTTTTAATGCGTATTAGTCTAAATGGACAAGATGCTAATGGAGATGCTATTCCTGTCCCTGGTTATGGTTTACAATTACAAGATCAAGCCAATAATGGTATTGCCTATGAAGCCAAAATAAATATTACCCATGAAGCCGTAAACGGAACTTTCGCCGATGGAAGTACCTATCAACTACAAAAACCCATTTACACTTTTCAAGATGAACAATTTGGCGCTTTAACTGGCGTTAACACATCGCCTAGAATCGGACAACAAACAATAGGTTTGGGGCTGATATCTGCTTTACCAGACATTGAAATCACTAAATTTGAAGATAGCAACGATAGTGATAATGATGGAATTTCAGGACGTGCCAATTTTGTTTATAATTATGATACCAATGCCATCGCTTTAGGCCGATTTGGATGGAAAGCCAACGCACCAACATTAAGACAACAAGTTGCTGGTGCTTTTCATGGTGATATGGGATTAACTACCTCTATTTTTTCTGAACAAAACTGCCCATCCCCTCAACAAGATTGTTTTGACGCTCCCAATGGTGGTACTCCTGAGGTTACGGATAGCCAACTAGAAAAAGTTATTTTTTATCAAGCCCATTTAGCAGTACCAAATCGGCGTAATTATTTAGACGCGGATGTACAACAAGGAAAAGTCCTTTTTAACCAACTTAATTGTATTGCTTGTCATGCCATAAACCAAAAAACAGGGACCGATGCAGAAAGTGAATTGTTAGAAAATATAACGATAAAACCCTATTCAGATTTCTTATTACACGATATGGGAGACGCTTTAGCAGATAACCGATCAGATTTTAATGCCAATGGTAACGAATGGCGTACGCAACCACTTTGGGGTATTGGGCTAATCTCGACAGTTAACAACCACACCAATCTCTTACACGACGGTCGTGCTAGAACTATTGAAGAAGCTATTTTATGGCATGGTGGAGAAGCCGAAACTAGTAAACAAAACTTTAAAAATCTAAATGCTGAAAAGCGTCAACAGTTGATCGCTTTTGTAAATTCCTTATAATTATGATAAAAAAAGCCAAAGTATTAATTATTCTATTACTTATTTTTAGCTGTAATAGTGATGATGATCAGCAAGAAGAACCAGCATTTAATGTCATGGCGCTTTTAAACGATATCACTACCCAACAAATACTACCTAACGTAGACACTTTTGTTACAGAAAGCACGACTCTAAATTCAGCCATACAAACCTATCTAACGACCTATACAGAAACAGACCTTATCTTGGCCCAAAACCAATGGAAAGTAACGGCTAAAGCATATGCTAAGGTATATGCCTTCAATATTGGTAGTATCAGAGATCAATTTATGCACTTAGCATTATATAACTGGCCTACACTACCTAGTGCTTTAGAAAACGTAATCACAAATAATGATGCCATTACTGCAGAATTGATGGCCACTTTAAGTCCACAAATAAAAACACTATCGGGCTTAGAGTATTTACTATTTGAAAATGACGCCACGACATTAAATTCACAATTTACAAATTCGGTAAAAAGACAAAATTATTTAAAATTTACAGCGTCAGAATTTCAGGCTCAAGCCGAAAGACTGCAAGGTATTTGGAATGCCCCCGAACATTACGCCAATACATTTATTACTAATAACGACACAGGAATAAGAGCGTCTTTTAATATCTTATTTAATGGGGTGTACAACCTTATCGATACCGCCAAAATAACTAAAATAGGAAAACCTGCTGGTTTAGAAAACTCTCAGGCCACCAATCCAGACGAGACGCAAGCTTATTTTAGTAGCCTATCGTTGGCTATTTTAAAAGAAAACATGACTAGTGTTAAAGCTGTCTATTTTAATACCGAGGGCGTTGGTATTGCCGACTATGTTTTTCATATTATTAAAAATAATGATTTAAACACAGCTATTCAAAATAAAATAGAAGACGTACGTACCGCTATTGATGCTATACCTGTACCGCTTTTTGATGCTATAACCTCTCATCCCGATCAAGTGGAACACTTACATACGGAATTAGATGCTTTAGGCGTTTTGTTTAGTGTAGATGTTAGAAGTATACTCTCTATAATTATTACCTCTACAGATAATGATGGAGATTAAATAAAAAAAAAGACCACTTTTAAGTGGTCTTTTTCTATCTAAGTTATAAAATAATTACTCTTTATATAAATTAAGCTTGGGCATTTTGTGGCGCCCATTGCGAGCATAGCATATTTGGTGCTGCTTTTTGTGGATTCGCACAATTTGCAGACTCATAACGCGCACAAGTACCGCAATTAGGATCATTTTTTAAAGCGGCTAGCATTTCAAAACTATCACAAGTATAATTATCACTGACTTTTACGGCGTGTACTTTACACACTTCATTTTCAGTTAAGTTTTCACAATTCACACAACTATTTCCTATTCTAATCGACATAATTTCTTTTTTTACGTTAATACAACTCTAATATAAGAAAACAATAAACTAAAACCGAGTCAAAACAACTGATAAACAACAGTTTGTATTTAGACTGTTTTAAAATAGATTAAAAAACTAAAACTTAACTTCTAACGTCGCATAAAAGTTTCGGTTAGCGGATGGAATAATTCCTGGTCCAGGATATCCAGTAGCACGTCTTGTAAAATAAGCCGTATCCAAAAGATTATTGACTCCTGCTTCTAGCTTAAATTGTTTGTATTTATAAG is drawn from Psychroserpens sp. NJDZ02 and contains these coding sequences:
- a CDS encoding restriction endonuclease encodes the protein MEILYLIGGFIALLAIWSFFSNFLDKKKENKKKLNEYPQLLRELSNEKLLAKKHQENYKNETLKTKELSSSLLKKKEEFQKLHNEIRIKTNDLEKVTIFLTNAHEELAKLEQKNEELVFKLDEQIDENDTLKLKLDFSDKKYITENRTLNEVQRERDNFKNGLEEQHDLYLAIQSKSQNSVSKITSMYSDFLLLEYDIIAKRLENKKRPAIEESKRIKELKTQSKFHLEQYRQMLYKYEYLLNVFPELTNYVDDFDTLKQLEVANSIDDFKEDFDNVQNYISKKEYLSLDENIRNQLALDRYLDPARKNTNWQVGRDYELYCGLTYEEKGWDVEYYGMEKKLKDLGRDLIVRKGNEVEIIQCKLWKKRTIIHEKHILQLYGTTIIDKLVNPDLFNVVTPVFITNTSLSETATKFAQILGVRIEKWEMQEFPRIKCNIGIDSNGLESRIYHLPFDQHYDRTKIKNGQGFFAKNIEEATEQGFRRSYKYYGK
- a CDS encoding integrase core domain-containing protein, coding for MNENRDNAIDALTKQNIANALWMQEYDESKIPKEILEKIHSDKSITQLIHHSDRGIQYCSNVYTQILKRKKIDISMTEENHCYENAMAERVNGILKDEFYLDQTFDNVSHAKRAAKNAINLYNEVRLHLSLDYKTLNMVYKLSA
- the guaB gene encoding IMP dehydrogenase; translation: MTAHENKIVGEGLTYDDVLLVPAFSDVLPREVNIQSKFTRNITINVPIVSAAMDTVTESQMAIAMAREGGIGVLHKNMTIEQQAIKVRKVKRAESGMIIDPVTLPMTAVVADANNAMREHGIGGIPIVDADGMLKGIVTNRDLRFEHEKSRPIVEVMTSENLVTAPVGTSLKAAEKILQQHKIEKLLIVEGNKLEGLITFRDITKVTQKPIANKDTFGRLRVAAAIGVTGDAVARAEALVSAGVDAIVIDTAHGHTKGVVNVLKEIKKKFPKLDVIVGNIATGAAAKYLVEAGADAVKVGIGPGSICTTRVVAGVGFPQFSAVLEVAAAIKGSGVPVIADGGIRYTGDIPKALAAGADTVMLGSLLAGTKESPGETIIYEGRKFKSYRGMGSVEAMKQGSKDRYFQDVEDDIKKLVPEGIVGRVPYKGDLYESLHQFIGGLRAGMGYCGAKDVATLQDTGRFVKITASGINESHPHDVTITKEAPNYSR
- a CDS encoding imelysin family protein, which codes for MKTNVLKTTAAIALTLSLFSCGNDDDATTENINVVSKTDVTTNYGNIVYQTYLDSYNSAVDMQTSINAFVTTPNQANFDLAKTAWLDAREFYGLTEAFRECNGPVDTESDAWSLGTEGQMNAWPIDESYIDYVAAGTEDYANDYDSIIGDDSITIDQSTITGLNEDINDKSISTGWHAIEFLLWGQDNTMPVDDLPGTRAFTDYTTADHADRRALYLQTATNLLVNDLNALTTTWSPGGTYRVVFDNLSDDIALTQLINGAFFIAGNELSYERIFTPVDSTDGIGGLGQEDEHSCFSDNTHRDIYANAKGVYNVVFGDYNAITGASFYDLVKQANPTQAATLKAAAENAMDKVNAIGNNTQPFDYLITLESSTDSNFGIVMQSVQALQDWADEISASADAIGISL
- a CDS encoding di-heme oxidoredictase family protein, with amino-acid sequence MKYKLPLIYLFLLILFNCSDDDNYQPVPDSASNYEEGEELLTGVLGVNSTSSNAFGFEIDGLSFQQLAVFASGNSLFNQTWVSAPASTTARDGIGPTFNARACASCHFKDGRGSPLVNGSNSSGFLMRISLNGQDANGDAIPVPGYGLQLQDQANNGIAYEAKINITHEAVNGTFADGSTYQLQKPIYTFQDEQFGALTGVNTSPRIGQQTIGLGLISALPDIEITKFEDSNDSDNDGISGRANFVYNYDTNAIALGRFGWKANAPTLRQQVAGAFHGDMGLTTSIFSEQNCPSPQQDCFDAPNGGTPEVTDSQLEKVIFYQAHLAVPNRRNYLDADVQQGKVLFNQLNCIACHAINQKTGTDAESELLENITIKPYSDFLLHDMGDALADNRSDFNANGNEWRTQPLWGIGLISTVNNHTNLLHDGRARTIEEAILWHGGEAETSKQNFKNLNAEKRQQLIAFVNSL
- a CDS encoding imelysin family protein, whose amino-acid sequence is MIKKAKVLIILLLIFSCNSDDDQQEEPAFNVMALLNDITTQQILPNVDTFVTESTTLNSAIQTYLTTYTETDLILAQNQWKVTAKAYAKVYAFNIGSIRDQFMHLALYNWPTLPSALENVITNNDAITAELMATLSPQIKTLSGLEYLLFENDATTLNSQFTNSVKRQNYLKFTASEFQAQAERLQGIWNAPEHYANTFITNNDTGIRASFNILFNGVYNLIDTAKITKIGKPAGLENSQATNPDETQAYFSSLSLAILKENMTSVKAVYFNTEGVGIADYVFHIIKNNDLNTAIQNKIEDVRTAIDAIPVPLFDAITSHPDQVEHLHTELDALGVLFSVDVRSILSIIITSTDNDGD